A window of the Lactuca sativa cultivar Salinas chromosome 5, Lsat_Salinas_v11, whole genome shotgun sequence genome harbors these coding sequences:
- the LOC111890450 gene encoding uncharacterized protein LOC111890450 codes for MPVEKVEAYRAFMEHVKALQVNVPFVETMLKTPKYFNLLKGLFATRKDLAEVAEIILSELPEKKGDPGSIIIPCQFGNAFVTQALTDSGASINLMPFSFFKKLNLPEPRLINMKIHLADRTTIHPRGVCEDLLIKVDKFIFPVYFVVVDMEEDPEIPIILGRSFLNTACALIDVCESTLTLRVGDESAIFRVVPEVKQEE; via the coding sequence ATGCCTGTTGAAAAAGTTGAAGCTTATAGAGCTTTTATGGAGCATGTTAAAGCCCTACAAGTCAATGTGCCATTTGTAGAAACAATGCTTAAAACACCCAAGTACTTCAACTTACTAAAGGGTCTCTTTGCTACTAGGAAAgatttggctgaagtcgcggaAATAATATTGAGTGAGTTACCCGAAAAGAAGGGCGATCCGGGGAGTATCATAATTCCGTGCCAATTTGGAAATGCATTTGTCACTCAAGCGTTGACCGATTCGGGTGCAAGCATCAATCTGATGCCTTTCTCTTTCTTCAAGAAACTGAATTTACCGGAGCCAAGGCTGATaaacatgaagatccatttggcagaCAGGACAACAATTCATCCAAGaggcgtttgtgaggatcttCTCATTAAAGTTGACAAGTTCATTTTTCCAGTATACTTTGTGGTGgttgatatggaagaagaccccgaaattccgATTATTTTGGGGAGGTCATTTTTAAACACCGCATGTGCTTTAATTGATGTATGTGAGTCTACACTAACGTTAAGAGTAGGAGACGAGTCAGCAATATTTAGAGTTGTACCAGAAGTCAAGCAAGAAGAATAA